The genomic window AAAATAGACCTGTAACGTGCCATAATCCTAATTTCTTCAACCATATAATGCTATTGCCCCTGTAATTTTAAAGAATAATGGGGCGAGTGAGAGAGTTACAGACAACAGAGTTATAAGTTCCTCACCTCAAATTATTAACGCTCCCCTATTGAGTGCTAAGTCTTCCCCATACCCTTTGCTCTAAACTACCGTGCGCCGCAGGAAGGGTACGAGCGCGTCGCTGATGTCTCCCGGAAAATGCTCTTGAGGATAATGCCCTGCATTTTCGAGTTGGACAATTTCTGCATTTTTGGCAGAATTAGCCAAACTTTGGGCTTGAGCGAACGGTAGCCAGGGGTCTTTCATGCCCCAAACAATTAAGGTAGGGTGCGTCCACTGTCCCCAGCTTGCTTCCATTTCTGCCATTGACTGCTTTAGCTGGAGATTTTGCACCGTTGCTAGAAGGCTGCGCCCCGCATCGGAACTCTTGAGGAACGGACGGCGATAAATATCCAAATCCTTATCTTCTATGCGATAACCGCTTCCACCCTCTAGGGTGCGGTCAACTAAGAGGGGGTCTTGCGTCATCATATCCCCCACCAAAGGTATTCCTAGCTGCTTGATCTTCCAGGGTAATTTGGCCGTAGATGACACTGGTGCATTGAGGATTGCCAAGCGCTCGATTTGTTCTGGGTGACGTAGAGCGTACTGGATGCCGACAGACCCCACAAATCCCTGAGCTACTAGGGAAAATCGCTCTATTTCCAGAGCTTTGATGAATCCTGCAAAGGCGTTAATAAACGCATCTGGCGTATAGGCAAAGTCTCGCTTGTCTGGTTTTGCCGAGAAGCCGCTACCAATCCAATCTGGAGCGATCGCTCTAAATCCTTTTTCGGCTAACTCTGGCAATACCCCGCCCCAACTGTAACTCTGCGCTGGCAAACCGTGAAGCAGCAGCACTGGCGGCTTATCATTGCTTTTAATTGGAGTCGCTTCCCGATAAAACCATTCCAGCGAACCAACTTTAATTAATTCCTCTTTCGTTGCCACAAACGTTCCTACTCTGCTCCCAGTTGTTTGAGCTTACCGTCCAACGGTCGCTCTGAGCAAGCTTTAGCTTCATTGGTTGACATCCACCCAAGATGCCCAAACGCCTCTCCCAAGTAAGAGAAACAAACAAGAATTACTTCTCCCCTTCTCCCTTAACGGCAGATGCGATTTGCCGTAAGGGTGGTTACTATTCGTAATTGAACGAGTGCGATCGCGACAATCCGCGATGCTTACATTAGGTACATGAGGAGTAACATTCTGTGATTGCTAATCAACACGAGAAGGGGTGGGAAATAATTTATCATCGCGCCCACGCCTTGCTAGCTGCTCAATTGGGAGGACATTGGAAAAAAGAAAATTCTCCCCCTCGCTTATACGAGACCATAGCAGCAATTTCCCATCACGACGATTTAGAGCGCGAATGGGAAGGAAATCACCTCACAGAAGTTGGCACGCCTTTAGACTTTACTCTCGTAAAGACAACTGATACCAAACAGTTTCGGGAACTGACTAAGAATGCCCGCTACCGGGGACGCTGGGTAGCAATGCTAATTTCCATGCACATGAGCTTTTTAACTGAAGGTCTGCGAGGGCAATCAGCCGACATCGATAGCTTTTTGGACGAACAACTCGAACATCAAAAGCAATGGCGGAAGGAGTTGAAGATTAGCAAAAAGGATGCTGAGGATGCATATGCCTTTATGCAATTTTGCGATCGCCTCTCGCTTATCCTCTGCAACGGCGAAATACCAGAAGACGAACGTGCATTAGAGATTTGCAAAGGGCCGGGCGGCAAGCGATACGATGTGAAGCAGCGCAGCGATGGCAATCTCACGGTCGAACCCTGGCCTTTCGACAACGAACCGTTTATTGTCAACGTTGAAGCCTGCTATCTCCACCAAGTCACGTTTAAAGATAACGCCGAACTCACAGAAGCGCTTCAAACTGCACCAATCAAAATATTGGATTGGACATTTGTTAAATAACAAACAATTCCATTTTGTTGCATAACACCGCCTCCCCTGCGCCAAACACTCTAAATCCGAGTTTCTCAAACATACTTCTTTGATGACCGATACTCTGCTCTCTGACCCAAGAAAGATGCATTATTGTTGCAAAATGTGCAGCATACTTATCAGATCGTCACCCAAAATGAGTGAAAGCTCTCAAGTCTGGGGAAGCAAAATCAATCGCCATCGCTAATTAGAGGAGTATTTGAGTGAACGCAGCGGAACAGGCAACGGACATCGAATTCACCAGTAAAATTGCTGCCATCGTCAATTTGTTCAAGTCTGAGTTTCCTGATGCTAAGGCTGATTTAAAACCTTGGGCAAATGACCCTCATACCAAAAAA from Microcoleus sp. FACHB-831 includes these protein-coding regions:
- a CDS encoding alpha/beta fold hydrolase, which gives rise to MATKEELIKVGSLEWFYREATPIKSNDKPPVLLLHGLPAQSYSWGGVLPELAEKGFRAIAPDWIGSGFSAKPDKRDFAYTPDAFINAFAGFIKALEIERFSLVAQGFVGSVGIQYALRHPEQIERLAILNAPVSSTAKLPWKIKQLGIPLVGDMMTQDPLLVDRTLEGGSGYRIEDKDLDIYRRPFLKSSDAGRSLLATVQNLQLKQSMAEMEASWGQWTHPTLIVWGMKDPWLPFAQAQSLANSAKNAEIVQLENAGHYPQEHFPGDISDALVPFLRRTVV
- a CDS encoding DUF3891 family protein; its protein translation is MIANQHEKGWEIIYHRAHALLAAQLGGHWKKENSPPRLYETIAAISHHDDLEREWEGNHLTEVGTPLDFTLVKTTDTKQFRELTKNARYRGRWVAMLISMHMSFLTEGLRGQSADIDSFLDEQLEHQKQWRKELKISKKDAEDAYAFMQFCDRLSLILCNGEIPEDERALEICKGPGGKRYDVKQRSDGNLTVEPWPFDNEPFIVNVEACYLHQVTFKDNAELTEALQTAPIKILDWTFVK